The segment AACCTCAATATCATTGAAGCATGATCCTCGAAAGAGTGAATTTCCTTCCCTGCTATCGTATAGACCTCAGAGACGTATGAGTCATAGAGATAAGATATAATGTCAATGTCATGCACTCCGATATCCAGGATGACGCCTACATCCCTTATCCTCGGATTATACGGGCCGACACGCCTGGTCGATATCGAGACTATCTTTCCAAGCTCGCCGCTCATGATAAGCTCCTTCATCTTCATGACCGCCGGGTTAAAACGCTCGATATGCCCGACCATGAGCTTCAAGTCCTGCTTTTTCGCGGCGTCGATTATCTGATCTGCACTCTCGATGTTATTCGCTATCGGCTTTTCCACAAGAAGGTTCGTGCCTGCTGCAATAACATCCAGGGCGACACTTTTATGCAGCGTGGTCGGGACCACTATGCTTACTGCATCCATACCCGTTTTCAGCATTTCCTTATAGTCAGTAAATCCCTGAGTATTATACTGCCTTGAAAGTTCCTCTACCCTTTTTTTGTCCACATCGGCAATGCCGGCAAGCTCTACACCCGGTAGCTGGCTGTAGGCGCGAATATGGTTCTGCCCCATTGCGCCAGCTCCTATTACACCTACTTTCAACATTTATACCCCAAACTTTACTTCTATAGGCGTTTTTACATTTTAACGTTATTAGCGTTTTAACCTTTCAGAGATGAAATCAATATCTTCAGCCGTTACCGATGGATGGACCGGAAGAGATATCACTTCTTTCGAGATCTTTTCAGCGACAGGATGAGTCTCGTCATATCCAAGCTCCTTATAGAACGGCTGCTGGTGAATCGGCAGAGGATAATATATTCCCGTACCTATGCCCGCATCGTTGAGCATCTTAATGACATCGTCCCTCGACATGCCGTATTCCTCAGTGACACGTATGGTATACTGGTGGAACACATGTTT is part of the Methanooceanicella nereidis genome and harbors:
- a CDS encoding UDP-N-acetylglucosamine 3-dehydrogenase is translated as MLKVGVIGAGAMGQNHIRAYSQLPGVELAGIADVDKKRVEELSRQYNTQGFTDYKEMLKTGMDAVSIVVPTTLHKSVALDVIAAGTNLLVEKPIANNIESADQIIDAAKKQDLKLMVGHIERFNPAVMKMKELIMSGELGKIVSISTRRVGPYNPRIRDVGVILDIGVHDIDIISYLYDSYVSEVYTIAGKEIHSFEDHASMILRFDGDKAGVVETNWLTPHKTRNFTVIGTEGVGYGDYMEQKVVIHDKEWIKEAKVEKKEPLMNELQNFTDACKGKCDLLATGEDGRHALEVAMASVESYRCRNVVKLLGSYTPNLREKHDIKVVV